One window of the Trifolium pratense cultivar HEN17-A07 linkage group LG2, ARS_RC_1.1, whole genome shotgun sequence genome contains the following:
- the LOC123908705 gene encoding serine/arginine-rich splicing factor SR34A isoform X1 yields the protein MSSRFSRTIYVGNLPSDIRESEIEDLFYKYGRIMEIELKVPPRPPCYCFVEFDNARDAEDAIRGRDGYNFDGCRLRVELAHGGRGPSSSDRRGYGGGDGGGRGSGGGGAGGGRFGVSRHSEFRVIVRGLPSSASWQDLKDHMRKAGDVCFAEVSRDSEGTFGLVDYTNYDDMKYAIRKLDDTEFRNPWARSYIRVRKYESSRSRSRSRSPSRSRSPKRARSRSLERSVSRSRSISRSRSRSRSRSRSASPIKPSRPRSPRSPRSASPRSPRQVLSGGGS from the exons ATGAGTAGTCGCTTTTCTCGCACAATCTATGTTGGCAACCTGCCCTCTGATATAAGGGAATCAGAAATTGAAGATCTATTCTACAAG TATGGCCGCATCATGGAAATTGAATTGAAGGTTCCTCCTCGCCCTCCGTGTTATTGTTTTGTTGAG TTTGACAATGCACGAGATGCGGAAGATGCAATTCGGGGTCGGGATGGTTACAACTTTGATGGATGTCGACTAAGG GTGGAGCTTGCCCATGGAGGTAGAGGGCCATCATCAAGTGATCGACGTGGATATGGAGGTGGTGATGGTGGAGGCCGTGGCAGCGGCGGCGGCGGTGCTGGTGGGGGCCGTTTTGGTGTCTCACGCCATTCTGAATTTCGAG TTATTGTTCGTGGACTCCCATCTTCTGCATCCTGGCAAGATTTGAAG GATCATATGCGAAAGGCTGGTGATGTTTGTTTTGCTGAAGTTTCCCGTGATAGTGAAG gGACTTTTGGCCTTGTTGATTACACTAATTATGATGACATGAAATATGCT ATTCGGAAACTGGATGATACTGAATTTAGAAATCCTTGGGCGAGATCATATATTCGG GTGAGAAAGTACGAGAGCAGTCGTTCAAGGAGCCGCAGCAGGAGCCCCAGCAGGAGCAGAAGTCCGAAAAGGGCTAGAAG TAGATCTTTGGAGCGATCTGTGTCTAGGTCACGATCTATTTCCAGGTCTAGGTCCAGGTCCAGGTCCAGATCCAGATCAGCATCACCAATCAAGCCTTCCAG GCCAAGATCACCACGATCACCACGATCAGCATCTCCACGATCACCACGCCAG GTTCTGTCTGGTGGTGGTAGTTGA
- the LOC123907106 gene encoding cleavage and polyadenylation specificity factor subunit 3-I-like yields MSSVKKRELSGASSNKDEDQLIVTPLGAGNEVGRSCVYMTYKGKTVLFDCGIHPGYSGMAALPYFDEIDPSTVDVLLITHFHLDHAASLPYFLEKTTFKGRVFMTYATKAIYKLLLSDYVKVSKVSIDDMLYDEQDINRSMDKIEVIDFHQTVEVNGIRFWCYTAGHVLGAAMFMVDIAGVRVLYTGDYSREEDRHLRAAETPQFSPDVCIIESTYGVQHHQPRHTREKRFTDVIHSTISQGGRVLIPAYALGRAQELLLILDEYWANHPELHNIPIYYASPLAKKCLTVYETYTLSMNDRIQNAKSNPFVFKHISALSSIDIFKDVGPSVVMASPGGLQSGLSRQLFDMWCSDKKNSCVIPGYVVEGTLAKTILNEPKEVTLMNGLSAPLNMQVHYISFSAHADSAQTSAFLEELNPPNIILVHGAANEMGRLKQKLMTQFADRNTKILTPKNCQSVEMYFNSQKMAKSIGKLAEKTPLVGETVSGLLVKKGFTYQIMAPDDLHVFSQLSTVNVTQRITIPYSGAFSVIQHRLKQIYESVEASVDEESGVPTLVVHDRVTVKHESDKHISLHWTSDPISDMVSDSVVALVLNISRDLPKVMAETDAVKIEEENEKKTEKVMHALLNSLFGNVKVGENGKLIINIDGNVAELNKESGEVESENEGLKERVRTAFRRIQSSVKPIPLSAP; encoded by the exons ATGAGTTCAGTAAAGAAACGTGAATTGAGTGGTGCGAGCAGCAACAAAGATGAAGATCAATTGATAGTAACACCATTAGGTGCTGGTAACGAAGTTGGTCGTTCTTGTGTATACATGACCTATAAAGGCAAAACCGTTTTGTTCGATTGTGGTATCCACCCCGGCTATTCCGGCATGGCGGCGCTGCCTTACTTTGACGAAATCGATCCTTCAACAGTCGACGTACTTCTCATAACTCATTTCCACTTGGATCATGCTGCATCACTTCCTTATTTTCTTGAGAAAACCACTTTCAAAGGCCGAGTTTTCATGACCTACGCAACAAAGGCCATTTACAAGCTCCTCTTATCTGATTATGTTAAAGTCAGCAAGGTTTCCATCGATGATATGCTTTACGATGAACAAGATATTAACCGCTCCATGGATAAAATTGAG GTTATTGATTTCCACCAAACAGTTGAAGTGAACGGTATTAGATTCTGGTGTTACACTGCAGGACATGTCCTTGGTGCTGCTATGTTTATGGTTGACATTGCAGGTGTTCGAGTGCTATATACAGGAGACTATTCACGTGAGGAAGACCGACATCTTCGAGCTGCAGAGACCCCACAGTTCTCCCCTGATGTATGCATTATAGAATCAACCTATGGCGTACAACACCATCAGCCTCGGCACACCCGAGAAAAACGCTTTACTGATGTTATTCATTCAACCATTTCTCAAGGGGGGCGTGTGTTGATTCCGGCCTATGCCCTGGGTCGTGCGCAAGAGCTACTATTGATCCTTGATGAGTATTGGGCAAATCATCCGGAACTCCATAATATACCCATCTATTATGCTTCTCCACTTGCAAAAAAATGTTTGACTGTTTATGAGACTTACACTCTTTCGATGAATGACAGGATTCAGAATGCAAAGTCAAATCCATTTGTCTTTAAGCACATATCGGCTTTGAGTAGCATTGATATTTTCAAAGATGTAGGACCGTCTGTTGTGATGGCAAGCCCCGGTGGACTTCAGAGTGGGTTGTCACGGCAATTATTTGATATGTGGTGCTCTGACAAGAAAAATTCTTGTGTTATACCTGGGTATGTTGTTGAGGGGACACTGGCTAAAACTATCCTCAATGAACCAAAGGAAGTTACTCTGATGAATGGACTCTCTGCACCTCTCAACATGCAGGTGCACTACATTTCCTTTTCTGCTCATGCTGACTCTGCTCAAACAAGTGCATTCTTGGAAGAGCTCAATCCGCCCAACATCATTCTTGTTCACGGGGCAGCTAATGAGATGGGAAGGCTCAAACAGAAGCTCATGACTCAGTTTGCTGACCGTAACACTAAGATCCTTACTCCAAAAAATTGTCAATCTGTCGAAATGTATTTCAATTCACAGAAAATGGCAAAATCCATTGGGAAGCTGGCTGAAAAAACACCGCTAGTGGGTGAAACCGTTAGTGGTTTGCTAGTTAAAAAAGGCTTCACATATCAAATAATGGCACCAGATGATCTCCATGTCTTCTCACAGCTATCAACGGTAAACGTCACACAGAGAATTACCATCCCTTATTCAGGCGCCTTTAGTGTCATACAGCATAGACTCAAACAAATATATGAGAGCGTGGAGGCGTCAGTCGATGAAGAATCTGGAGTTCCAACATTGGTAGTTCATGACCGTGTAACAGTAAAGCATGAGTCTGATAAGCATATCTCATTGCATTGGACGTCAGACCCCATTAGTGACATGGTATCGGATTCAGTTGTTGCTCTAGTTTTAAATATCAGCCGCGATCTCCCAAAAGTAATGGCTGAAACTGATGCCGTAAAGATTGAGGAAGAGAATGAGAAGAAGACAGAGAAGGTTATGCATGCCCTCCTCAATTCACTGTTTGGAAATGTGAAGGTTGGAGAAAATGGGAAGCTGATAATTAACATTGATGGCAATGTGGCAGAACTCAACAAAGAAAGTGGTGAAGTTGAGAGTGAAAATGAAGGCCTTAAAGAAAGAGTGAGAACGGCATTCCGGCGTATTCAAAGTTCTGTGAAGCCGATTCCTCTCTCTGCGCCATAG
- the LOC123908705 gene encoding serine/arginine-rich splicing factor SR34A isoform X2 → MSSRFSRTIYVGNLPSDIRESEIEDLFYKYGRIMEIELKVPPRPPCYCFVEFDNARDAEDAIRGRDGYNFDGCRLRVELAHGGRGPSSSDRRGYGGGDGGGRGSGGGGAGGGRFGVSRHSEFRVIVRGLPSSASWQDLKDHMRKAGDVCFAEVSRDSEGTFGLVDYTNYDDMKYAIRKLDDTEFRNPWARSYIRVRKYESSRSRSRSRSPSRSRSPKRARRSLERSVSRSRSISRSRSRSRSRSRSASPIKPSRPRSPRSPRSASPRSPRQVLSGGGS, encoded by the exons ATGAGTAGTCGCTTTTCTCGCACAATCTATGTTGGCAACCTGCCCTCTGATATAAGGGAATCAGAAATTGAAGATCTATTCTACAAG TATGGCCGCATCATGGAAATTGAATTGAAGGTTCCTCCTCGCCCTCCGTGTTATTGTTTTGTTGAG TTTGACAATGCACGAGATGCGGAAGATGCAATTCGGGGTCGGGATGGTTACAACTTTGATGGATGTCGACTAAGG GTGGAGCTTGCCCATGGAGGTAGAGGGCCATCATCAAGTGATCGACGTGGATATGGAGGTGGTGATGGTGGAGGCCGTGGCAGCGGCGGCGGCGGTGCTGGTGGGGGCCGTTTTGGTGTCTCACGCCATTCTGAATTTCGAG TTATTGTTCGTGGACTCCCATCTTCTGCATCCTGGCAAGATTTGAAG GATCATATGCGAAAGGCTGGTGATGTTTGTTTTGCTGAAGTTTCCCGTGATAGTGAAG gGACTTTTGGCCTTGTTGATTACACTAATTATGATGACATGAAATATGCT ATTCGGAAACTGGATGATACTGAATTTAGAAATCCTTGGGCGAGATCATATATTCGG GTGAGAAAGTACGAGAGCAGTCGTTCAAGGAGCCGCAGCAGGAGCCCCAGCAGGAGCAGAAGTCCGAAAAGGGCTAGAAG ATCTTTGGAGCGATCTGTGTCTAGGTCACGATCTATTTCCAGGTCTAGGTCCAGGTCCAGGTCCAGATCCAGATCAGCATCACCAATCAAGCCTTCCAG GCCAAGATCACCACGATCACCACGATCAGCATCTCCACGATCACCACGCCAG GTTCTGTCTGGTGGTGGTAGTTGA